In the Ictidomys tridecemlineatus isolate mIctTri1 chromosome 10, mIctTri1.hap1, whole genome shotgun sequence genome, aaaataaatgcataagaTCTTGTTTGCCCGAAACAATACCGTTATTCTATCCATAGGTGTGATTGATGGAATGGCTAGATAGTGTTTGGGTTAATGTCTGCTAGCTTCAAGTGTTGTTAAAAAGCCCAAAGCATTTCTGATCCTAAATTTTAGGTCCTCCTCTTTATCGTCAGTATTCTGATATTTccatgatggtgatgatgatgataatgatgatgatggtgatgtgcTAACTCTTAAAAGTCTTTATTTGAACCTCTTTTTCTAGTTTGGTATAAACCCCTTAGAATTCCCGATTACAAGAGCTaataaaattcctttgagaagccTTATTAATCTGATGCTTTCCTTAAAATGCTCTACTGTCCTCTTAATGATTTTATGATAAATATCAAGGCTAATGTATATTTCCTTATACCTTAACTTCATTTATTCATGTTTAACTCATCAAATATATATTGAATGTCTATTATGCATCCAGTACTTCATTAGGTCCTGGGCATacaatatataatgataaaaggaCAGAACTGGTTGGAGTATACAAACTAATTTGGGacacaaatataaacaaatacaacCTGGTAAATATTAAATGGGGTAGGTGCTTAATAGAACTAAAGGCACTCTTATCTGGGATCCTACCACTTCATTTTGAGTCCCTCTCCTTGTTTAACACACTGTGGACAGAATGATCTGAAAAATACTTCATTTCCTCCTGCAATATTGTGTTTTCAAATGCTACTTAGAATGTTCTTACTTTTCAACTAGTTCCCATTCATGCTTCTGTTTTTGGCTTAGATGTCACTTTCTCAAAAAGGCTTTCTTGGATTCTTCAATTTTAATTTGGTTCTCCCACCCATTATCTCTTTAAcccctttttattcctttacaGTAGTAGGTGTTTTTCTCACTCCAATATATACCCAACACTCAGGGCAGTTCCTGGCACATCAGATcattaaaaaatactgaataaattGGTATCTATATAATCCTGAGGCATTTGACACTGtattttggtttgttgttttaaCAGCTTGTCTAATTATTACTTATCTTCTCTAAGCCAAATTTGAAGTCATCTTCTCAGCCTTCATTCaagagtaagaaaaagaaaactgggtCTTTTGATGTTAAAGGATGAATCCAAGGGGAGGACCATTTTGTAGGTCAACATAATTCAATCTGTtccttattttgtacttttaaaagtgTGATTTGATCAGTTTACTGTCTTTATCATATTTCTGAGAAAAACCTTTcacctgtttcctttttttttttttttggttgaattaTCTAGAACTCATACCTTCCTTTTTCAAGCTCCAGCGGAAATAATGTAATCCAACAAAATTTAGGAAAGACTTATCCACCCCAATGCGAAGAGTTAagcatttaatgtttttttaggctgttgaaattttttaattGCCATCCATTGTACTATCAGTCTTCAGTTTTCTTGGGATTTACATTAATCTGTAAATTTCATTAACTGGTAGTGAGTGAAAATAAATACTACCGATAGAAGTCAGAAGTATCTCTAAAGCTGAACAATGATTTTAAACTGATTATTGGGCCCCATCAACTTCtgagaattttcatttcttaacaaGTTCCTAGGAAATGTGTTGAGAAGCATTGCTTATGGGCAGTTAATTTTCAACAAGCTACCATCACAGAGCCAAGACTACATATAAACCTTTAATGTGGATTGGCTTACTTATGTTCAATTTATACTGAGCCCAGGATGTATTTTTGTCCTGGTACAGATTAGACTGCATTATTATGGTTCGACTtccttacttttaaaaacttattgcAATGAGAGTTAAATAGTTCAATTTAGAGGGCCTAAATTCTGATCAATTCTAATAACCTAGTATTGtttcaaaaaagaatttaaatgttgACATCAAAGACAAAATAAGttctttcagaaatatttccattttcaaacaGATGTAAATTCATACAGATTTGTCTATTATCAATGAACAGCAaccctgggcacagtggtgcacacctgtaatcccagcatctcagggaggctgaaggaggaagattgccaagtttgaggccagccttggcaacttcgcagggccctgtctcaaaatttaaaagggctgggtatatagctcagtggtaaagccccctaggttcaattcccagtacctaataaatgaaaaaagataaaatgaacagGAGCATTCAGTCTTCCAACTTGACAGAAATGATACTGAATTTGAGCTTTGGGGAGCagattcaggggaaaaaaatagtgaaggttaatttcaaatattctctGGTGTTAAAAAGGAGAAACACTCCTGTTGAGTCCACCTAAATATAATCAAAGTAGTCGTCAGTTTGATAATATCTAACTTGAGTGTTGTGGCTGTCCATTGGCTTTCCACCCTGATCCCAAAATATGCTCAAACAACAaggttttcattaatttattcttttaaaacaagTCACTTCATAcagcatttatatatttaaagtcaTACACctcataaataaaatcaatgcatCTTAATGACAATGGcaaattcacataaattttacaaaatgaaattaggtaTCTTCCAGGTAGCAGCAGTGCattaactttgaaaaagaaaaaaaaaaaaaaagctggcaaATAGACAAAGTAAGATTTTGAAAACAACACTGTTCATTATTCTTCATAGGAAAAAATATGTTAAGAAAaacagatttgttttgttttgcctttctcTACTACTTTTTCAAGCCATATTCTAAAGCTCTAAGTTTGACAGCCTTGTGGTTTTCTTCTTGCTTTAGGAACATCTGCCTTTACTGTATTAAGGCAGGAATTGCAGAACTATTGTTATTCTTTATTCCTTTGAACAAACTATACATACTTATTCTGCAGTTTAAGCTaagttcaaaaattttaaaggaaaatataacttTGCTTAGTATATTTCCTGTAAACAGCTTGAGTCCTGGATGGCACCAACGTGAACTGGAAAAATGATATGAATTAGGTCCCCTGGTCCTTTACTTAATTTATGGATTATAATTAACTACATATTCTACACCAGACATAAAGTCAGACTCACAGAATCTTAATTCTAAGTCTTTCTGATGTTAACCTTTCTGCTTATCTTTAACTTAACCAAATCATGTCTCTTCACTATCACTAAACTCCTACATGTAGGTtactattttagaaaacaaaagaataaaagggaatcagcaaaattcatatattcatgGTCTTACACTTTAATAACACTCCTTTTCATCTATGGCCCTGCTACAttctatgccaaaaaaaaaaaaaaatggaggaaaaggaTTGGGGCAACACAAAGGCATtgcttggaaatttttctgaaacTCATAATTTATGACAAGTAATGCATTCATTTGACAATCTCTTCCTTTTTAGTGGGACTTTATTCTCCTacccctttttctcttttcactctAAAATACCACAGGTTATCAACCTCCATTAAATGCATGTGAATCAAGAATTAAGTCAGCACCTCACAATTCAGTATCAATGTAATATCTTTTTCCAAGTCAAATATTCAAAGCACTATAACAAAGTGCTAGCTAGCGTTTGGAGAAGATAAAACATTTCCCCCAAATCAGGGAAGTTTCTTTTAATGTTGGATGAAATATGGCTAAAATATTAAATGCTTAATCAGAAAACATCTTTCGTTAATAAACTAGCTTACTCAAATTGTGTTTCGCTTTAGACTTAAATGATGTTGGCTCTATGTGACATTTTTAAGGCTTCTGACTTAAAAATCAGCTTCCTTAAAATAAGTTTACTTAGAAACAAACAAAGAGCTTTAAGAATCTACATCTTTCAGAAATTGTTAGTCATCTTTGTGCTATAAGGACAAATTTCAATACTGCACTGtataacaaataataaatcaTAATCACTTCATAGCAATAACATATTTAATGCTAGGGCACAGATCATGCTCCTAATAGTTACTGAAATTGGGTTCTACTGTTATCAAAACACCAGAATGTTTACCACTTGATACACTAAACATTTATAGCAATAGTTGATTATGAAGAGCTGATGGTTAGCAGCTCAGAAATTTTAATGTCCTCAACAAGATCCCTATAGAGCTAACAtgtaaacttttatttcatttttttaaagtgctgcaAACAATAAATGTGTCTCAACACATGAAAGAACATAACTCTTAAATATACGCAAGTTTAAGAAGGCCACCtgattttttgattaaaaaaaaatcactctgttGCTTAATTGTACATACTCTCCCActgtaattttttcaaaaagataaaaaattatgatTAGCCAGGGTACATTGAAACACCCTTATTTTAATCTCTACACAGGACAGAAGAAATAACCTAAAAAGTTAGGTGTGGGCACTTAggggcataaataaataaattaattcctgATAATGATTTTGCTGGGCCTTGAACTTCTTGAAACAATGGAACGACTTTATAGCTTGTAACAGGTTCAAGCTGACCAGCAGACAAAGCTTCAAGGGTACCACTTGACTATGCCCATTTCTCATTCATGGGACATAATAATTAGCAAAACATGTAACATACCAATGTCTTCATATGACTAACACAAAATTCTTGTGGATATTAATTTCAACTTCTGAAGTCACTCTATGAGTGAATCTTCATAGTACTATACCTGATCTTTAATCAGAAGAGTAAGAAAGAACAGGCAATAGGTTGGGAAAGCAGTCTATTCATTCTGCCATTAACTGTGGCAGAATGAgtctcattttaattaaaaaaaaatcttgtatgaCAGGCAAAAACTGAATAGGAAGAAGGATTTCATTCTGCTCCTCCAGTGCAAACTTGGGACACAGTTTAATACTGCTGTAAGTACTAAATCCATAGAGCTTTCAAAATTCTCAAgataagggctgggatgtagctcagttggtagagtacttgcctcacatgcacaaggccatgggttcaatccccagcaccacacacacacacacacacacacaagaaaaaaaaagtttactaagTGCAGTAGGAGGAAAAAACCCTTTAAATTCTGTGAGGCTTTCAGGCTTTAGTTTAGAATACGcagtttaagtttttaattcttaaatattgtcagcaaatagtgtcTCATCTTGAATTTTTCCATGATCAGAGAACTAAAGTACTAGTGctgaatttcagaaaatattaactTAAAAAGTGAATTCTGAAAGCAATTTGAATATCAATGTCTACCTGGTCAATGGACAATCTAggtaaaagataaaatagaataagACCCCCAAATAAATACCTGACAATATGTAAACAACAATTATAATGAAGgggcttaattttaaaatgagtgtTCTATGTCTTCCATGTTTTAAATTAACCCACTGTATATAACATATTCTCAATTTTAAAGTGACAATAATGCATGCTGGGAAACATCAAAACATGCCAGGCACATTATAAATTACTCAATATTTGCCACACAAATAAACTTCTAAATCTAAAATTTCAGTAGCAAAGGTCAAATTTGGCTCCTGAAGTGGCACAGAAAGGAAGGCAAATTTTATGAATAATGCTCGATATGATGGATGCTACCCAGTAGTATAATCTTAATTTATagttttcaatttaatattttctggggGAAATACAGGAGCTACAAAAACCATCTAGACCCAATGACAGACAGGTATGAAGAGATTTTCATAtcatattcatttgttcatatgATGATTGCCGAACATTAAGTATCATAAGCTCAGGAGCATTATTTTTTAAGGctcagtaaaaaaagaaaatgaaacactttCAACTTACACTGATCATAATAACTTATAATGCCTAAAACAGCAGTGCACACAAAAGGTACTCAGGAAATGTCATCTGATGATTTAAAGCACACTTTGTGAATTGTTCCTTCAAGGAACTGTCCTCCTAAATCGTTCACCTTTATGTTCCTTTATTTTACATGGCCACTGTCACCAAGTAAAAGCGCTACAGGTAAATCTCAAGTTTAAAACATCTGCCAAGAAGATATGTGGAGTTATAAGTGCTTTAAAGTATCCACTGGTTCTCTACGtgagaataaataatgaaaacaagatAACAAAACTTCACAACATTAGGcctctttacatttgtaaaatacataacaaattataatttagCATCCCTGATCTTCAAAAGAATTAAGAGGTAGGAAACTTTATCTGGAAGATCTTGTGGTGAAGCTAAGTTTTAAAGGGTGTGCCTTGAGGATTAGTCCACCAAGCAAATGGCTACACATCTGATATTAGGAAGAAGCAGAATTCAGAAAGCTGAATAAGGCAAGGATTTAAAAACTTTCATATTTTGGAAGTGAAACAAATTCATTCAATAGTATTACACCAATTACTTTAAAACTGTTCAAAAgtcaaagtaaaatatgaaagataAGCCAAGTGCTAATTTGTAACATGGAATATTCTAAAGAGCATTAGTGGAGGGATACTGGCAGCACAAATCACTAGGTAGGTATGCAAAAGATCTTATAAAAACCAAACCAAGGCATAACATTATCACTTTAGATGAAGACTTTTTCTTGGAGGAAGTGCTCTTAACAAAAAGGCTGAGGAAATTAAAGCCCTTTAGgcaaatgttgtttttttttttaaaaaaagcaaaaatcgaGCACTCAAATTTTAAGGAACTTTAACTGAAATAGCATACcctgcttaattttaaaattttgtccaaTGTGACAAACACTAATACATAAATTGCATTAAAACATGAGGCCAATGGTCTTTTAAAGCTTCAATAAGCTGCTTCAGGCACCTTTTCCCTCATACATTCTACTTTTATACACTAGAAATCTTAAACAGGACCCAATCAATTCCTGTTTAGATAACATTCTCAAGGAATAGACTTATCCCTGCAAAAATTGCTTGCTATATACTTATAAGTGGTTAAGTACACACTTACAAAGTCTAACAAATTGCAGTATAAAATTAGTTTTGACAATTGTGAGTATCTTCATTTGATGAATTCTTAATTTAGAAACTATTAGCTCAGTTTTAAAAGGAAGCAATTACTGGAGACACTGTGGTTCATGTCCAGTGGCCTTAACATGAGGCCTTCCACATTACCTCAAATATGATGTTTTCTTCTACAAGTTAAAGCTCCTGGATGCTAGTTTGTAATACTAAAATCCAATCTTCAGGTTAGTGTCAGCAAGTGGCTGAGGACCACCTATTCTGTCACCCCAGCAGAAAGAGGGCATGTATCACCACTGTAGACACACATCTGTAAACTTGCACACTAATTTTAATCTTAACAAGGAATTTCAGTGTCTTAGTGGTTTAAGTTAAAAGGATGGTTCAAGCATTGTGTCCTTTGTTCTTCAGGGTTAAGAATAGCTTATTAGAAAACCCAGAGCTTTCTGGATCTGTGAGGTAGTAGGCTTCAACCCTCATCATGCATAGATCACACTTCTCCAAAGTTGGTATGGCCTGTCTCCTTGGCATGGTCCCTTGCTTCTGCTTGTCCAGTTAATCCTTTTTGACACACCATACATCTCAGGGTGAAGCGGTTTACATCAGTAAATTGTCTCATTCTTCTAGCTTCATCTGCTAGTTCCAGTGCTTGTACAAGGACAATATCATCATTAGAGGAGAAAATGGTCAAAGGAGGGGTATCTGGATCAGGGAAGTTACGCTGAAGCGGATCATAGTGGATGCCATCATAGATCAGTAGAACCCTTTTGGTATATCCTGCATCTTCTCCAAAACGATCAATTCTTACTGTTTGTGTATCTACTACACATATTTCACATTGATAAAACTTAGACAAAATTGATATCTCAATTGCTCCCCCCCAAGTATCATCCCTTTTGATCCAGTCACAGTactcttgatttgtttttcccaGTATTGCCTCACTATATAAGTCTGGATCACTTGCTACAATTTGTGCTATAAGACGTCTCATCTCAGGGGCACAAGCTGGATTCAAGACTCCACCTTCAACGACATAGTATACACTGGTAAAGAGGCAAGAGTTGTCCGCTGGGACCACAGTTCTGGTAAGCACAGGCAAAGTTTCCCTGACATAACTAGGAGCACCATGTTTTGTATATGAAGGTGAAGTTTGGGGTCTGGATTGTTCTTCTTCAACGATCAGCATGTCgcctgttaaaaataaaacaaatccagAACTGCGTGAATTATAGACGAAATTAAATTACAAACAGGAGTTAAAGCGTATagtggagggaggctgaggcaggaagactgggaattcaaagccagcctcagcaacagtaaggcactgagcaactcagtgagaccctgtctctaaaattaaaaaatacaaaatagggctggggatgtggctcagtggttgagtgctccagaattcaatccacagtacctaCCCACCAAAGAATACAACTTTATAAACATTTGTTCAATGACTCTtcataaagatgaaaacaaaagaaaacaaaacacttcaGATTGCATCCCAATTTAGTGAATTGGCTTGGAGTATATCCCTTTATACATacttaaaaagatatattttgaaaacaaacttTTCTTACTTGCTGTCTGCATTTAAAAGCACAAACATTCCAGAAGATGTTCACCACAGACTAGGCCACTAGGGGGTTCTCCTCCTTCTGAAATTTAACATATCTACCTTATTTAGTGTTTACAGAGTTCTTGACAGAACGACGGAAAGCTTTTAATTGTCAATGTTGATGTTCAAGTTTTAATACTGAGCAAAAATTAACTGCTGTTGGTTAGAACTTCAAAGGgcttttaatgaatattttaaaaagttaattcgAAAATGAGTAATATATCTGTCGAACTATATAAGAAGGGGACTGcaagaagaaatcaggaaaggaaataaagtatGATGCAACATTCAGATACTGGGGGTAGAGGGGGGAAACGCACTAGGCAAAGAAAATAGGtcctatatttttataattttgtgaatgcaaagaaaataaaatgaacgaGTTTGTTTCCAGGTTGATCTGAAAGCAGGTTGGGGAAGAGGGACTCTTAGGCTTTCGGCTTTTCTCTCAAGCGTGTGTAAACAAAGGAGTTGTTAGACACTTGCCCAGCCTCTGTCAAGTTCTCTCTTCTTTGATCTAGCCTCTCCCCTGGCCTCAAAGCCCCCAGCTGACCCACTGCTGCCTAGCCTTGCTGGTTCTCACTTCTACCCTCAACGTCCTTCCAGGACTTCCTCAGGCCCCTGCCCCGATTCCCTTACCTGACTGGATGGGCAAGTCCCCCAGAGTGGTATCCCCGTTGCTGAGATCCAGGCATTCGGGCGGGTATCCGACAAGGATTCGCTGATCGCCGGGAGCGATCCCGGTGATGGCGGCAATTTGGCCCTGGAGTTCTCGCAACCGGGTTCGGCTGGACAGTCCCTGCAAAACATGGGTGCCATCCTTGGCCTTGCAGCGGAGCCGCCACATTGTGTCGGCGCGGCCGCCCACAGGCCAGACACCCGCAGGGCCAGCTTTGGTCCCGCCAGCCGGTTGGGAGACGCCGCCGGGGCAACCAGCCGCGGAGTGGACTCCAAAATGGCCACCTTTTGCGGGGCCAAACATCGCGAGATGTTGCCGGTGTTACAGTTCTCGCGACACTTTGCTTCGGCCTCTGCCTTAGTACTCCTATTAAAGAGCTAACTCTCTTAAAGCGATAACTAATTTCTCCGCCCGCTCCCAAGAGCCGAAGGATAAATTTGTCGGTATTCTTAAAGTACAGCTGTTCTTGCTACCTGTACAGAGAGTGAGTTGCCGCCCGCGTCGGTAGCATATATGCTCAAGCGAAGAGGGCGGGGGAAGGAGTTCCTGAATCCAGTAGAGTGGAATGTAACCTTGCACCCAGGTCGGAAATTATTAAATCGGGACTCTCAAACTACACCAGGAGAATCAGAATGATAAGAACGCAAATGAATGCCAAGATTGGTCAGTGAGTCAAAGGCTCTGCCAAAAACAATGAGACTCGTGACTAGACTCGTGGCTGCACCAAACATTGACTCATTGGGGTTAAGGGGGCGGGACCAGTGGCCTTTCCACCTCCGTGGGACTGAAACTTGAAAACGTCTATTTGCCACCTCAGAAAGCGCAGTATGAGGTCAGCATCTGAGCCTAGGACGATTGCCTCATTCAGGTAGAGGCAGTATAAGGAGGAATGCAGAAGACTAAGGCTTGTCATCCGAATTCCAGTTCAATTCCTGGGTGTACAAATATGAAGACTTCATTCCTGCCTTCAGTATAAGTACTTACTGTAgtccagagagaagagaaggcatAAGAAACATAACCGCTGAATTTCATAGCAACGTGGTTAATGCTAGTTTTGTGGCCATTTTCAACCTTGTGTGCCTGGAACCTAAGACTGTGTCTTGAAAATATAAAGTGTTCAATAACTACTCTCTGGATGGATAAAGACAGTTTGTAGGGCAACAATAACACGCTGAGAGTTGTAGAACACCTCAAAGAGTCTGTAACTACATATTTGAACTGTTTTGAATGATGAAAAATTCTCggcaaaggagaaataaataagttCCTGAATGTATCCATTTTTCAAGAAATCATTGTTCTTTTTCCATTCTGGATCCACAGCAAAAGTCCCACCCTTTTTAGAGGGGATTTATAGATAGAATCAAACATCAAAAGGCCCGCTGGGGAAACTATGAAAAGTGTAGTTCACTTGGAATGTGCAAACTCCATTAAAAGCTTCCATCTGTGAATAAATTTCATGAAATCTTTGCGTCTTTTCATATCTTTTCCGACTCAAGTTTCCTTTTTCTGTAGTTCTGGGGATGGCACCCAGGGctttgagcatgctaagcaagcgctctacctctgagctacatccccagcctccctctccaGTTTTTTTGCTAGTGCAGTTTTCCCCTTTGTTCTTCAAGATTACTTACCATCGCAGATGATATAGGGTGGGGAGAAAAGGAGGGTGAGTTATTGATTAAGAGCGCAGCTGACTTAGATTTTAGTGTCTGACCTATGGGTGGGAAGGTTATACAAACACTACGAGTAATCAGCTCAAGTACCTGTGGCAGCTAGCGAAGCACCTTTTAAAGCTTACGTCCCAATTCATGGATCTTAACGAGGTCTAGGACTCAGGAATGAAAGCGTTAATATTCTCAACGTTTCCACCATAAAGTCACACCCTCTCAAGACGTCTCCTTAGTATTCCGCTCTCGCgataatatgaaaaaaagtcttttaattaGCCCCGCCCCCAGCCTTATTAGTTACCAAGCAACGACGCAACCAACCTCCGCAGCGCTGGGAGACTTAGGAGCTGCGGTCTTTCTCCTTCACAGATCCATCTTCCTTCTGGAGCCAGGGACCGCGATTCCGCCTGGAGCCCCGCCCACTAGGTCCTGCAAGTTCTCGATTGGTTGATGATTCTCTCCAGGTGAGCGTTGACGCGCGAGTGGGCGGAGCCAGGCTGAGC is a window encoding:
- the Yod1 gene encoding ubiquitin thioesterase OTU1, with amino-acid sequence MFGPAKGGHFGVHSAAGCPGGVSQPAGGTKAGPAGVWPVGGRADTMWRLRCKAKDGTHVLQGLSSRTRLRELQGQIAAITGIAPGDQRILVGYPPECLDLSNGDTTLGDLPIQSGDMLIVEEEQSRPQTSPSYTKHGAPSYVRETLPVLTRTVVPADNSCLFTSVYYVVEGGVLNPACAPEMRRLIAQIVASDPDLYSEAILGKTNQEYCDWIKRDDTWGGAIEISILSKFYQCEICVVDTQTVRIDRFGEDAGYTKRVLLIYDGIHYDPLQRNFPDPDTPPLTIFSSNDDIVLVQALELADEARRMRQFTDVNRFTLRCMVCQKGLTGQAEARDHAKETGHTNFGEV